From the Stigmatella erecta genome, one window contains:
- a CDS encoding KamA family radical SAM protein codes for MQTTPVRAPNEAGPAQQPISYPTRREFLEPDWRRIPAYKDVTSEEWESALWQRKHTIKNLRELKAALGPLLPEDLAASIERDQQERATMSVLLPPQMLNTMNLEDLWGDPVRRYMLPAFADRRTDWPNHPRASRDSLHEAEMWAVEGLTHRYPTKVLAEMLPTCPQYCGHCTRMDLVGNDVPQVEKHRFSIGPKERYEKMLEYLRRTPSVRDVVVSGGDIANLPIQQLEPFVSSLMDIPNIRDIRLASKGLMGIPQHFLQDSVLQGLDRLAKKAVERGVDLALHTHVNHARQLTPLVGKAVRKLLDMGFRDVRNQGVLLRGVNDSAPALLDLCFTLLDHAKILPYYFYMCDMIPNSEHWRLSVAQAQTLQHDIMGYMPGFATPRIVCDVPFVGKRWVHQVAEYDRERGISYWTKNYRTGIEANDPEALTRKYEYYDPIDTLPEAGQAWWRDQPKAA; via the coding sequence ATGCAGACGACGCCTGTCCGGGCCCCGAATGAGGCCGGCCCCGCGCAGCAGCCCATCTCCTATCCAACCCGCCGCGAGTTCCTGGAGCCCGATTGGCGCCGGATTCCCGCCTACAAGGACGTCACGTCCGAGGAGTGGGAGAGCGCGCTCTGGCAGCGCAAGCACACCATCAAGAACCTCCGCGAGTTGAAGGCCGCGCTCGGTCCCCTGCTGCCCGAGGACCTCGCCGCGAGCATCGAGCGGGACCAGCAGGAGCGCGCGACCATGTCCGTGCTCCTCCCCCCGCAGATGCTCAACACGATGAACCTGGAGGACCTGTGGGGCGATCCGGTCCGCCGCTACATGCTGCCTGCCTTCGCGGACCGGCGCACCGACTGGCCCAACCACCCCCGCGCCAGCCGGGACAGCCTCCACGAGGCCGAGATGTGGGCCGTGGAAGGGCTCACCCACCGCTACCCCACCAAGGTGCTCGCGGAGATGTTGCCCACGTGCCCCCAGTACTGCGGCCACTGCACCCGCATGGACCTGGTCGGCAATGACGTGCCCCAGGTGGAGAAGCACCGCTTCTCCATCGGTCCCAAGGAGCGCTACGAGAAGATGCTGGAGTACCTGCGCCGCACGCCCTCCGTGCGCGACGTGGTCGTCTCCGGTGGCGACATCGCCAACCTGCCCATCCAGCAGCTCGAGCCCTTCGTCAGCTCGCTCATGGACATCCCCAACATCCGGGACATCCGTCTGGCCAGCAAGGGCCTCATGGGCATCCCCCAGCACTTCCTCCAGGACAGCGTCCTCCAAGGGCTGGACCGGCTCGCCAAGAAGGCCGTCGAGCGCGGGGTCGACCTGGCCCTCCACACCCACGTCAACCACGCCCGGCAGCTCACGCCGCTCGTGGGCAAGGCCGTGCGCAAGCTGCTCGACATGGGCTTCCGCGATGTCCGCAACCAGGGCGTGCTGCTGCGCGGCGTGAACGACAGCGCTCCGGCCCTGCTGGACCTGTGCTTCACACTGCTCGACCACGCGAAGATCCTGCCGTACTACTTCTACATGTGCGACATGATCCCCAACTCGGAGCACTGGCGGCTGTCCGTCGCGCAGGCCCAGACGCTCCAGCACGACATCATGGGCTACATGCCGGGCTTCGCCACGCCCCGCATCGTGTGTGACGTACCCTTCGTGGGCAAGCGCTGGGTCCACCAGGTGGCCGAGTACGACCGCGAGCGCGGCATCTCCTACTGGACCAAGAACTACCGCACCGGCATCGAGGCGAATGATCCCGAGGCGCTCACCCGCAAGTACGAGTACTACGATCCCATCGACACCCTGCCCGAGGCGGGCCAGGCGTGGTGGCGCGACCAGCCCAAGGCCGCGTGA